GTTCAGGATAAGATCCCGCCCGGTTTCGAAATGCTCGTAAACAACTTTTCAGCCGGAATCATAGGTATGATAGTAACCCTGCTGGCGTACTTGGCCGTAGGACCGGTAGTTCAGGGGCTCAACAAAGTCCTGGCCGCCGGAGTGCAGGCCATAGTCAACGCGGGCCTTTTGCCCCTGGCGTCGATATTCATCGAGCCGGGCAAGATACTGTTCCTTAACAACGCCATAAACCACGGCATCCTGGCGCCGCTGGGTGTGGCCCAGGTTGCGGAACAGGGAAAATCTATTTTCTTCCTTCTGGAGACGAACCCCGGACCGGGCCTCGGCGTGCTTTTAGCCTACTGGCTGGTGGGAAGAGGCACGGCGAAGCAGTCGGCACCGGGCGCAATAATAATCCATTTCTTCGGAGGAATTCACGAGATCTACTTCCCGTATGTGCTCATGAATCCGATACTGATCGTTGCGGTTATCCTGGGCGGCTTTACCGGCGTATTCACCTTTACGGTTCTCGGGGCGGGCCTTGTGGCAACCCCGTCGCCGGGCAGCATCTTTGCTGAAATGGCTATGGCGCCGAAGGGCGGCCTCTTGCCGGTGCTGGCCGGTATTACGTTGTCCGCCGTTGTATCCTTCCTGGTGTCTTCGGTGCTGCTGAGGCGGTTTGCCCAGGAAGAGGAAGATTTCCAGGCAGCACAGCAGTTGGTGAACGAGCTTAAAGGCGGTCAGGCTGCCGGTGCTTTAAAAAATCGGCCGGCGGTCAGGAAGATAGTTTTTGCCTGCGACGGCGGCATGGGATCTTCAGCTATGGGAGCTTCGGTTTTGAGGAGAAAGATCCGGGAGGCGGGTCTTGACGTA
The DNA window shown above is from Thermosediminibacter oceani DSM 16646 and carries:
- a CDS encoding PTS mannitol transporter subunit IICB, which gives rise to MRAKIQAFGRFLSGMVMPNIGAFIAWGLITAFFIPTGWTPNEHLGKLVNPMIVYLLPLLIGYTGGRMVHGVRGGVVGAIATMGVIVGADIPMFMGAMIMGPLGGYAIKKFDEAVQDKIPPGFEMLVNNFSAGIIGMIVTLLAYLAVGPVVQGLNKVLAAGVQAIVNAGLLPLASIFIEPGKILFLNNAINHGILAPLGVAQVAEQGKSIFFLLETNPGPGLGVLLAYWLVGRGTAKQSAPGAIIIHFFGGIHEIYFPYVLMNPILIVAVILGGFTGVFTFTVLGAGLVATPSPGSIFAEMAMAPKGGLLPVLAGITLSAVVSFLVSSVLLRRFAQEEEDFQAAQQLVNELKGGQAAGALKNRPAVRKIVFACDGGMGSSAMGASVLRRKIREAGLDVEVVHAAINEIPGDADIVISHRELTARAKAEAPNAEHISIEAFVNNPVYDEIVERLKK